In Vibrio bathopelagicus, the following are encoded in one genomic region:
- a CDS encoding DUF3080 domain-containing protein has protein sequence MGRRVISSLLVRLTPLCLTMVLTGCVDDSPQNYFDDYQTKIANVQDADEIQEDWELESLPRKRELFIEVPSLSIGLIDSYQLRQCGLFNLIAERNSVLGKVADEFRNYDYQVALLEGVGKCLSNNELDPEIVELLREIEQQKLAQFPLHQWNLIYASEAMQSQMRGSQWLRADIGEQVRQTSDALEHINLALNTPLVSGKIIEVQEGLEKSSTLGDLYYSLSRASVELDIITQQLTTFDASIICGKQRNTTKFRYLNNVFEQQYISKVQPYMAQLDGYYQQLAPQLGMFDAQPDLHSYYFPIQDAHQAFRASTRRHVDYWQQLFKRCGRKVGR, from the coding sequence ATGGGTCGTCGGGTTATCTCAAGCTTACTCGTACGTCTAACACCGTTGTGTCTAACAATGGTGTTAACTGGATGTGTCGATGACAGCCCACAGAACTATTTCGACGACTATCAGACCAAAATCGCCAACGTGCAAGATGCTGACGAGATACAGGAAGACTGGGAACTCGAAAGCTTACCGAGAAAGCGAGAACTGTTTATTGAAGTCCCTTCGCTCTCTATCGGGCTTATCGACAGTTATCAACTTCGACAATGTGGATTATTCAATCTGATTGCAGAGAGAAATTCCGTACTTGGAAAAGTCGCCGACGAGTTCCGGAATTACGATTATCAAGTCGCTCTACTGGAAGGTGTTGGTAAGTGTTTATCTAATAACGAATTAGATCCAGAGATCGTAGAATTACTCAGAGAAATCGAGCAACAGAAACTCGCACAATTTCCACTGCACCAATGGAATCTAATCTATGCCAGTGAAGCGATGCAATCGCAAATGCGTGGTAGTCAGTGGTTACGTGCTGATATCGGCGAACAAGTTCGACAGACAAGTGACGCCCTAGAGCATATCAATTTAGCGTTAAACACACCGCTAGTTTCCGGCAAGATTATTGAGGTTCAAGAAGGATTAGAGAAGAGTTCGACGCTTGGGGATTTGTACTACTCACTATCTCGTGCCTCTGTCGAGCTCGATATCATTACCCAACAGCTGACAACTTTTGATGCCAGCATCATCTGTGGCAAACAGCGAAACACCACTAAGTTTCGTTACCTCAACAATGTGTTCGAGCAACAATACATTAGCAAGGTTCAGCCTTACATGGCGCAATTGGATGGCTACTATCAACAGTTAGCCCCGCAACTTGGTATGTTTGATGCGCAACCTGACCTGCACAGTTATTACTTTCCGATCCAAGATGCACATCAAGCCTTTCGTGCCTCCACTCGCCGCCATGTTGATTACTGGCAACAGCTGTTTAAGCGCTGCGGACGCAAAGTCGGTCGTTAA
- a CDS encoding DUF3413 domain-containing protein: MVDSANSYSDRVSRLVGWGHWFAFFNIIAAMLIGTRYITQSAWPDTLLGQFYLAASWVGHFGFLVFALYLLVLFPLTFILPSRKLLRLVAVCFATVGLTVLLIDTQTYQNINLHLTPVVWEVLFSGEESAFTSDLQHLFIVMPLIFLLQLGLSEWVWRKQRKLSHKHVGRPITAVFFLCFISSHLTYMWADAYFYNPITSQKANFPLSYPMTAKSFMEKHGLLDREEYLQRLEANKENVNLVSYPLEKIQYNRRSDDLNILMVSVNNLRSDALNATAMPNSYAYSQQSINFTNHYSSSNDMFGIFGLFYGLPSSYASSIEAQGSSAVLLDVLDNHNYKFAAFSGDNFDDALYSEIIFRGRDVMPEQATYDDKSAIQAWSNWIQSPQAKRPWFNFIELTTLDNFSSYDSSSESDSTLTTAERFAADYQKSAQAADAQLATIYAELERLDLKDNTVVIITSNHGTEFNETKTNSWGANSNYSRYQLQVPLFISWPGKSASEYTHRSSHLDVSVTLMQELLGVSSNPTDFSSGRSLFDERKRKWILAGDSRELALVTAQQTTVLDKFGNYKLYDQNYKRLKDVSPRLPVLMQGLTELQRFYTKND, from the coding sequence ATGGTAGACAGCGCAAACTCTTATAGCGATCGTGTATCTCGACTGGTTGGTTGGGGACACTGGTTTGCATTTTTCAACATCATTGCGGCGATGTTGATAGGTACTCGTTATATTACTCAATCTGCTTGGCCAGACACCTTGCTGGGTCAATTTTATTTGGCTGCATCTTGGGTCGGTCATTTCGGCTTTCTAGTATTCGCTCTCTACCTATTAGTGCTGTTTCCACTCACTTTTATTCTTCCGTCGAGGAAGTTATTGCGCTTGGTTGCCGTTTGTTTCGCAACCGTAGGTTTAACTGTCCTTCTGATTGATACTCAAACGTATCAAAATATAAACCTCCACCTGACGCCTGTTGTGTGGGAGGTTTTATTCAGTGGAGAGGAATCTGCATTTACTTCTGATTTGCAGCACCTCTTCATTGTTATGCCGCTTATCTTCTTATTACAGCTCGGACTATCTGAGTGGGTTTGGCGTAAGCAGCGTAAACTGTCTCATAAACACGTTGGCCGTCCGATCACAGCCGTCTTCTTCTTGTGTTTCATCAGCAGCCACTTGACCTACATGTGGGCTGATGCGTACTTCTATAACCCAATTACCAGCCAAAAAGCGAACTTCCCACTGTCTTACCCAATGACAGCGAAAAGCTTTATGGAAAAACATGGTCTGTTAGACCGTGAAGAGTATCTACAGCGTTTAGAAGCAAACAAAGAGAACGTAAACTTAGTTAGCTACCCGCTAGAAAAAATTCAATACAACCGCCGCAGTGATGATCTTAATATCCTGATGGTGAGTGTAAATAACCTTCGCTCTGATGCGCTTAACGCCACAGCGATGCCAAACAGCTACGCATACTCACAGCAATCGATCAACTTCACCAATCACTACAGTTCAAGCAACGATATGTTTGGTATCTTCGGTTTGTTCTATGGCCTTCCGAGCAGCTATGCAAGCAGCATCGAAGCTCAAGGTTCAAGTGCAGTACTGTTGGACGTTTTAGATAATCACAATTATAAGTTTGCGGCTTTCAGTGGCGACAATTTTGACGATGCACTTTACTCGGAAATCATCTTCCGAGGCCGTGATGTTATGCCAGAGCAAGCAACTTATGATGACAAAAGCGCGATACAAGCTTGGTCTAACTGGATTCAATCACCACAAGCTAAACGTCCTTGGTTTAACTTCATTGAACTGACCACGCTGGATAACTTCTCTAGCTACGATTCAAGTTCAGAGTCAGACTCTACTTTGACCACGGCAGAACGCTTTGCTGCAGACTACCAAAAGTCAGCTCAAGCGGCCGATGCTCAACTCGCGACTATTTATGCGGAATTAGAACGTCTCGACCTAAAAGACAACACTGTGGTTATCATCACGTCGAACCATGGTACTGAATTTAACGAAACCAAGACCAATAGCTGGGGAGCTAACTCCAACTACAGCCGCTACCAACTGCAGGTGCCTTTGTTCATCAGCTGGCCTGGTAAGTCTGCTTCTGAATACACGCATCGCTCGAGTCATTTAGATGTGTCCGTAACACTGATGCAAGAGCTGCTTGGTGTCTCTTCAAATCCAACAGATTTCAGTAGCGGTCGCAGCCTGTTTGATGAACGTAAGAGAAAGTGGATCCTAGCGGGTGACTCTCGTGAACTGGCTCTTGTTACTGCTCAGCAAACAACGGTGTTAGATAAGTTTGGCAACTACAAACTGTATGACCAAAACTACAAACGCCTAAAAGATGTAAGCCCTCGCTTACCAGTATTAATGCAAGGCTTAACAGAGCTGCAGCGTTTCTACACAAAAAATGACTAA
- a CDS encoding YejL family protein, translated as MPIISKYTDEQVEKILAEVGAVLTKHKASPELSLMIAGNIATNVLNQNVAASQRKGIAEKFAEALVSSIEDKQSH; from the coding sequence ATGCCGATTATATCTAAATACACAGATGAACAAGTTGAAAAAATCCTAGCTGAAGTAGGTGCTGTACTAACAAAGCACAAAGCTTCACCAGAACTTTCACTGATGATCGCTGGAAATATCGCAACCAATGTCTTAAATCAGAACGTTGCTGCTTCACAACGCAAAGGAATTGCTGAAAAATTTGCCGAGGCTTTGGTTTCTTCTATTGAAGACAAACAGTCTCACTAA
- a CDS encoding histone deacetylase family protein has protein sequence MIPLIYHPIYSQLPLPEGHRYPIHKYQLLHSAVKHHMDSDPKWSNAFEVFQPMPVSVEQVKQVHDGEYVDLLVSGNLPAAKMRRIGFPWSEQLIERTLYSSGGTCLAAEMAIESGLAIHLSGGYHHAHRDFGSGFCLLNDLVLAAKHALTFEHIDKVLIVDSDVHHGDGTATLCQQNDDIITLSFHCDKNFPARKPVSDLDVPLSRETEDEEFLRCFEQVTNMAIAHHQPDLIIYDAGVDIHQDDELGYLNISTQGIFKRDCLMLNLAKSKAIPMACVVGGGYRSEHKDLVPIHMQLLNAALAVNS, from the coding sequence ATGATTCCTTTAATTTACCATCCAATTTATTCTCAATTGCCTTTACCAGAAGGGCATCGTTATCCTATCCATAAATACCAACTGTTGCACAGTGCGGTGAAGCACCACATGGATAGCGATCCCAAATGGAGTAATGCATTCGAAGTGTTCCAGCCAATGCCTGTTTCGGTAGAACAAGTAAAGCAGGTGCACGATGGTGAATATGTCGATTTGCTGGTTTCTGGAAATTTGCCTGCGGCAAAAATGAGACGTATCGGCTTTCCGTGGAGCGAACAGCTTATAGAAAGAACACTCTATTCAAGTGGTGGAACCTGCTTGGCTGCAGAAATGGCTATCGAGAGTGGTTTAGCGATTCATCTCAGCGGTGGCTATCACCATGCGCACCGAGATTTTGGCAGTGGCTTCTGTTTGTTGAATGATCTGGTTTTGGCGGCTAAGCATGCGCTAACGTTTGAACATATAGATAAAGTGTTGATTGTCGACAGTGATGTTCACCATGGCGATGGTACAGCGACACTTTGCCAACAGAATGACGACATTATTACTTTGTCGTTCCACTGTGATAAGAACTTTCCTGCTCGTAAACCTGTATCTGACTTGGATGTGCCGTTAAGCCGTGAAACGGAAGACGAGGAGTTTCTGCGTTGCTTTGAACAGGTCACCAACATGGCTATTGCTCATCATCAACCGGATCTGATTATCTATGATGCGGGTGTCGATATTCATCAAGATGACGAATTGGGGTATTTGAATATTTCTACACAAGGGATATTTAAACGCGATTGTTTGATGCTCAACTTAGCAAAGAGTAAAGCGATTCCAATGGCGTGTGTTGTGGGTGGTGGTTATCGGTCGGAACATAAAGATCTGGTGCCGATCCACATGCAGTTACTAAACGCTGCATTGGCTGTGAATAGCTGA
- a CDS encoding DNA topoisomerase III, translating to MSRLIIAEKPSLGRAIAAALPNPQKKDQGFIKCGNGDVVTWCIGHLLEQVEPDAYDDRYKKWNLADLPIVPEQWQLRPRKTSSKQLTVIRKLLKDATQIVHAGDPDREGQLLVDEVIDYCKVSKAKKESMDRLLISDLNLPAVKRALSQMRSNRDFIPLSISALARSRADWLYGMNMTRAYTLLGQKAGYQGVLSVGRVQTPVLGLVVRRDEEIENFIPKDYFTLYALIPYQNNGQSFDIRARWKPSEACKPWQDEEGRVLNRKLVENVANRIANQPATVTESEQKQSKQAAPLPYSLSALQIDASKRFGMSAQQVLDTCQSLYEKHKLITYPRSDSRYLPKDHYSQRESVVDAIANNAKELQSGAQGADLSLKSKAWNDSKVDAHHAIIPTPKKSSVNGLSANEMKIYQQIARQYLMQFYPPAIFADAKLVFDIAGGVFIAKGRQLINPGWKVLMGKTDTEEKGDGTDTVPPLDKGTVLTCREGVIGDKKTEPPKHFTEATLLQAMTGIARFVANKDLKAILKETDGLGTEATRAGILDTLFKRQLLTRQGKSIHSSPAGRGLINALPEDSTFPDMTAHWEHQLQGMAERNQAYQPFMQELESKIDGLMGKVKTGEVPESLRHLPKVERPAFKRRKGGGAKKKTYAKKGTKS from the coding sequence ATGTCTCGCCTTATTATTGCTGAAAAACCAAGCCTAGGCCGCGCGATCGCCGCCGCACTACCGAATCCACAGAAGAAAGACCAAGGGTTTATCAAATGTGGTAATGGGGATGTGGTGACTTGGTGTATTGGACACTTATTGGAGCAGGTTGAGCCAGACGCTTACGACGACCGCTACAAGAAATGGAACCTAGCAGACCTTCCTATTGTGCCAGAGCAATGGCAGCTGAGACCACGTAAGACGTCAAGCAAACAGCTCACGGTGATCCGAAAGCTATTGAAGGACGCGACTCAAATCGTTCATGCAGGTGACCCGGATAGAGAAGGGCAGCTGCTGGTTGATGAAGTGATTGATTACTGCAAGGTGTCCAAGGCTAAGAAAGAGTCGATGGACAGATTGCTTATCAGTGACTTGAACTTGCCAGCGGTAAAGCGTGCGCTCTCTCAGATGCGCAGCAACCGCGATTTTATTCCACTTTCTATCTCTGCATTGGCGCGCTCTAGAGCCGATTGGCTGTATGGCATGAACATGACTCGCGCCTATACCTTGTTAGGGCAAAAGGCGGGTTACCAAGGCGTCTTGTCGGTAGGGCGAGTGCAAACTCCCGTACTTGGTTTAGTGGTGAGACGTGATGAAGAAATCGAAAACTTCATTCCGAAAGATTACTTCACTTTATATGCGCTGATCCCTTATCAAAACAACGGCCAGAGCTTTGATATTCGAGCGCGTTGGAAACCAAGCGAAGCATGTAAACCTTGGCAAGATGAAGAAGGCCGTGTGCTCAATCGAAAGCTAGTTGAGAATGTCGCTAACCGAATTGCTAATCAGCCTGCAACGGTGACGGAATCAGAGCAGAAGCAAAGCAAACAAGCGGCGCCACTTCCTTATTCGCTGTCAGCTCTACAGATTGATGCGTCTAAGCGTTTTGGAATGAGTGCTCAACAGGTACTCGACACTTGTCAGTCATTGTATGAGAAACACAAACTCATCACTTATCCACGTTCTGATAGCCGATACCTGCCTAAAGATCACTACTCGCAACGAGAATCAGTCGTCGACGCTATCGCTAATAATGCGAAAGAACTGCAAAGTGGTGCTCAAGGTGCGGATCTTTCTCTTAAATCAAAAGCATGGAACGACAGCAAGGTCGACGCTCACCACGCGATAATCCCAACACCGAAGAAATCATCGGTGAATGGCCTGTCTGCCAATGAGATGAAGATCTATCAGCAAATTGCTCGTCAGTATCTGATGCAGTTTTATCCGCCGGCCATTTTTGCCGATGCCAAGCTTGTGTTTGATATCGCTGGTGGCGTGTTCATCGCAAAAGGGCGCCAACTTATTAACCCAGGTTGGAAAGTGTTGATGGGTAAAACGGATACCGAAGAGAAAGGCGATGGCACAGACACGGTTCCTCCATTGGATAAAGGAACGGTACTGACGTGTCGTGAAGGCGTTATTGGCGATAAGAAAACTGAGCCACCAAAACACTTTACCGAAGCGACGTTGTTACAAGCGATGACCGGTATTGCACGCTTTGTGGCAAATAAAGACCTCAAAGCTATCTTGAAAGAGACCGATGGCCTCGGAACAGAGGCAACTCGTGCGGGCATTTTAGATACTTTGTTTAAGAGGCAACTGCTAACTCGACAAGGTAAAAGTATTCACAGTAGCCCGGCGGGAAGAGGTTTGATTAATGCCTTACCTGAGGACTCGACCTTCCCCGACATGACCGCTCACTGGGAGCATCAGTTGCAAGGCATGGCTGAACGAAATCAAGCGTATCAACCTTTCATGCAAGAACTAGAAAGCAAGATCGACGGCTTGATGGGCAAGGTAAAAACGGGTGAAGTCCCTGAGTCTCTGCGTCATCTTCCTAAAGTCGAAAGACCGGCCTTTAAACGCCGCAAAGGCGGTGGTGCGAAAAAGAAAACGTATGCTAAGAAAGGAACGAAAAGCTAA
- a CDS encoding NAD(P)H nitroreductase — MDALDLLLNRRSIAKLSDPAPEGVALENIIKAGLRAPDHGALTPWRFVIAQGSGLQKLSDILVRAAEADKSEEAVIEKVKKAPFRAPMVITVIAKVTEHEKVPAIEQHLSAGCAAQAMQMAAVAQGFQGFWRSGKWMFHPEVHQAFGLEGDDEIVGFLYLGTPGCTPMKVPERDFSKFVEFL; from the coding sequence ATGGATGCTTTGGATCTATTGCTCAACAGACGCTCTATCGCAAAACTCTCTGATCCAGCACCTGAAGGTGTCGCGTTAGAAAATATTATCAAAGCGGGTTTACGTGCTCCAGACCATGGCGCACTGACACCGTGGCGCTTTGTTATCGCACAAGGTTCAGGGCTACAAAAGCTCTCTGATATCTTGGTTCGTGCTGCTGAGGCGGACAAAAGTGAAGAAGCGGTGATTGAGAAAGTAAAGAAAGCGCCGTTCCGAGCTCCAATGGTCATCACTGTGATTGCAAAAGTGACTGAGCACGAGAAAGTGCCCGCTATCGAACAACACCTGTCTGCTGGTTGTGCTGCGCAAGCAATGCAAATGGCAGCAGTCGCACAAGGCTTCCAAGGTTTTTGGCGTTCAGGTAAATGGATGTTCCATCCAGAGGTACACCAAGCATTCGGCCTAGAAGGTGACGACGAAATTGTTGGTTTCCTATACCTAGGTACTCCGGGCTGTACGCCAATGAAAGTACCAGAGCGAGACTTCTCGAAGTTCGTCGAGTTCTTATAG
- a CDS encoding SDR family oxidoreductase, with translation MSVIFITGANRGIGLSLAQHYVNDRHTVYATYRDASTAQELLALANENSNLSCLQLDITDYRSVNELPLKLEPIDVLINNAGYYGPKGYGLGNTDVEEWRRVFEINTIAPLKLVESLLPLLAKSPIKKIACLSSRVGSMSENTSGGGYIYRSSKAALNSVVKSLSNDLTDNGFTVLALHPGWVQTEMGGPNALIDTETSAKGLVTLIESSNTEVSGHFFNFDGSEIDW, from the coding sequence ATGAGCGTTATTTTTATCACTGGTGCGAACCGAGGTATTGGTCTAAGCCTAGCCCAACACTACGTAAATGATCGCCACACCGTGTATGCCACCTATCGCGATGCTTCCACAGCACAAGAGTTACTTGCTCTCGCAAACGAAAACAGCAACCTTTCGTGCCTACAACTCGACATCACGGACTATCGATCCGTCAATGAACTTCCTTTAAAGCTTGAACCTATCGATGTTCTCATCAACAACGCTGGCTACTATGGTCCTAAAGGTTACGGGCTGGGTAATACCGATGTAGAAGAGTGGCGTCGTGTTTTCGAAATCAACACCATCGCTCCTCTCAAGCTCGTTGAATCCTTACTGCCTTTGCTAGCAAAGAGCCCAATAAAAAAGATCGCGTGCCTTTCATCAAGAGTGGGCAGCATGTCTGAAAACACATCAGGCGGAGGCTACATCTATCGTTCATCTAAAGCGGCTCTAAACTCGGTTGTGAAGAGTTTAAGCAACGACTTAACAGATAATGGCTTTACAGTATTAGCGTTACACCCTGGGTGGGTACAGACGGAAATGGGCGGACCTAACGCTCTTATTGATACAGAGACTTCGGCTAAAGGCCTTGTGACTCTAATAGAGTCATCGAATACTGAAGTGAGTGGTCACTTCTTTAATTTCGATGGTAGCGAAATAGACTGGTAG
- a CDS encoding RrF2 family transcriptional regulator, with protein sequence MHITRYTDYSLRVLIYLAINNQSLSTIGDIANSYGISKNHLMKIVQQLNLKGHLIATRGKNGGLKLSCPPSQINIGTLVRELEDKRNLVECFGEDNRCVITPNCQLKTIFAEAQECFYKSLDAYSLQDLLGAEHSDKLGQLLAVEVI encoded by the coding sequence ATGCATATCACACGTTACACTGATTACTCCCTGCGAGTTCTGATTTATCTAGCGATCAACAACCAATCTCTTAGTACCATCGGCGACATTGCTAACAGCTATGGTATTTCTAAAAACCATTTAATGAAGATTGTCCAACAGCTCAACCTTAAAGGGCATTTGATCGCTACCCGTGGCAAAAATGGTGGCTTGAAACTGAGTTGCCCGCCAAGTCAGATCAATATTGGTACGTTAGTTCGAGAATTAGAAGATAAGCGTAACTTAGTTGAATGCTTTGGTGAGGATAATCGCTGTGTCATTACACCAAATTGTCAATTGAAAACTATCTTTGCTGAAGCTCAAGAGTGTTTTTACAAAAGCTTAGACGCTTATAGCTTACAAGATCTCCTAGGCGCAGAGCACAGCGACAAGCTAGGACAACTCTTGGCGGTTGAAGTTATTTAA
- a CDS encoding NnrS family protein, with product MKDLNANPNNSASMTAFFELAFRPFFLFASLFSIAALVGWAAFWNGSATLNVYGGAMWWHIHEMLFGFAATVVVGFLLTAVQNWTGVRSINGRGLMLLLAIWLCARVAMFLPGILSPWLVAGIDLLFLPIAMISLAYNIISVKLWRNLLFIPILLLMTFANAAMHYGVLFQQPVLISQASTGMVLLVTLVMCIMGGRVFPMFTANGTQTPRTPALPWLEKLSIVSTIFAVVLSFQILPVAQGIVATVFIVSGLANALRAVRWKIWVAFKTPLVWTLHLSYWAISLGLILFGVSIISPLVTQSQAIHALTVGGMGVMILSMISRVSLGHTGRTIAIGKLMTAALIAIVFAFIVRVFGGYFTHNIVYIITLSSALWIAAYSCFTVLYLPILIKPKA from the coding sequence ATGAAAGATTTAAATGCAAACCCCAATAATAGCGCCTCAATGACAGCATTTTTTGAACTCGCGTTTCGACCGTTTTTCTTGTTTGCGTCACTTTTTAGTATTGCAGCGTTAGTCGGGTGGGCTGCGTTTTGGAATGGTAGCGCAACCCTGAATGTTTATGGCGGAGCAATGTGGTGGCACATTCATGAAATGTTATTTGGCTTTGCAGCCACCGTCGTGGTGGGCTTTTTACTTACAGCAGTACAAAACTGGACGGGTGTCCGCAGCATCAACGGACGCGGGTTAATGTTGCTTCTGGCTATCTGGCTGTGCGCGAGAGTAGCTATGTTCTTGCCAGGAATACTAAGCCCTTGGTTGGTGGCTGGAATCGATTTGTTGTTTTTACCTATCGCTATGATTTCTCTTGCTTATAATATTATCAGTGTGAAACTTTGGCGAAATCTATTGTTCATTCCTATTCTGCTGCTAATGACTTTTGCCAATGCCGCGATGCATTATGGTGTTCTATTTCAGCAGCCCGTCTTAATTTCGCAAGCGAGTACTGGCATGGTGCTGTTGGTGACCTTAGTAATGTGCATTATGGGTGGACGAGTCTTTCCTATGTTTACCGCTAATGGCACACAGACACCACGAACTCCTGCATTACCATGGCTTGAAAAGCTGAGCATAGTCAGCACGATTTTTGCCGTTGTGCTGAGCTTTCAGATACTTCCCGTTGCACAAGGCATTGTTGCTACCGTGTTTATTGTCAGTGGTTTGGCAAACGCGCTTAGGGCGGTAAGGTGGAAAATATGGGTAGCATTCAAGACACCCCTCGTGTGGACTTTACATTTAAGCTATTGGGCAATTTCGTTAGGGCTTATTTTATTTGGCGTTTCGATCATTTCACCATTGGTTACGCAATCACAAGCGATTCATGCGCTAACCGTGGGTGGAATGGGAGTGATGATCTTATCAATGATTTCACGTGTGTCGCTAGGACATACCGGTCGAACTATCGCGATTGGCAAATTAATGACTGCGGCGTTAATCGCCATTGTCTTTGCTTTTATTGTGCGAGTGTTTGGCGGGTACTTTACCCACAATATTGTCTATATCATCACCTTATCCAGTGCTCTGTGGATTGCCGCATACAGTTGTTTCACTGTGCTGTACCTACCAATTCTAATAAAACCAAAAGCTTAA
- a CDS encoding NADPH-dependent 2,4-dienoyl-CoA reductase, protein MSAMYPHLLEPLDLGFTQLRNRVLMGSMHTGLEENKEGLHKLAAFYEERARGGVGLIVTGGFSPNLRGRLTPFSAEFSKVKHAKAHQVVTEAVHKHGGKIALQLLHAGRYAMHPFAQSASGIKAPIAKFAPSEMSPRQIKKTIDAFANSAELAQVAGYDGVEIMGSEGYLINQFICKRTNMRYDEWGGSYEKRMRFPLEIVKSIREAVGDDFIIIFRLSMLDLVEQGSTFEDVVLLAQKLEEAGVTIINTGIGWHEARIPTIATQVPRGAFSWVTEKVKPYVSIPVVTCNRINTPEEAERILSSGQADMVSMARPFLADPDFVNKAAQDQAQFINTCIGCNQACLDNVFKGKRASCLVNPRACYETEIVVQPAQATKTIAVVGAGPAGLACATTLAQRGHKVDLIEKNDRIGGQFRLAMQIPGKEEFRETIRYFANQIDAAGVNLKLDTEATFEMLLKYDEVVMAAGVEPRKLNLEGIDQEKVVDYQTLIREKTPVGEKVAIVGAGGIGIDVATMLTEPTSHGLDDWLHEWGIDKNMEHPGGLYPYPDSFSDKTVWVMQRKAGRVGKGPGKTTGWIHKRTLEKRGVNLLGGVSYNKIDDEGLHITMNKKEQVLDADSVIVCAGQVSVRPFEDMWQEFGGKLHVIGGADYAGELDAVRAIRQGVELAIKL, encoded by the coding sequence ATGTCTGCCATGTACCCACATTTACTCGAACCACTCGATCTTGGATTTACTCAGTTACGTAACCGTGTATTGATGGGATCAATGCACACGGGTTTAGAAGAAAATAAAGAAGGCCTACACAAACTCGCCGCATTTTACGAAGAGCGAGCTAGAGGAGGCGTTGGCCTTATTGTAACCGGTGGTTTTTCTCCAAATCTACGTGGCAGATTAACTCCGTTTAGTGCTGAGTTCAGCAAGGTTAAACACGCGAAAGCTCACCAAGTTGTCACAGAGGCCGTGCACAAGCATGGCGGTAAAATTGCCCTTCAATTGTTACATGCTGGTCGCTACGCGATGCACCCTTTTGCTCAAAGTGCTTCAGGCATAAAAGCGCCTATCGCCAAATTCGCACCGAGCGAAATGAGCCCGCGTCAGATTAAGAAGACCATTGATGCCTTTGCAAATAGTGCAGAGCTTGCTCAAGTTGCCGGTTATGACGGTGTCGAGATCATGGGATCTGAGGGCTACCTTATTAACCAATTCATCTGTAAGCGTACTAACATGCGTTACGATGAATGGGGTGGCTCTTACGAGAAGCGTATGCGTTTCCCGTTAGAGATCGTTAAGTCGATTCGTGAAGCCGTTGGCGACGATTTTATTATCATTTTTAGACTGTCGATGCTTGATTTAGTAGAGCAAGGCAGCACGTTTGAAGATGTTGTATTACTTGCTCAAAAGCTTGAAGAAGCGGGCGTGACCATTATCAACACTGGTATCGGTTGGCACGAAGCTCGTATTCCTACGATTGCGACTCAAGTACCACGTGGTGCTTTCTCTTGGGTGACGGAAAAGGTTAAGCCTTATGTGTCTATTCCGGTCGTGACATGTAACCGAATCAATACGCCAGAAGAAGCAGAACGCATTCTCAGCTCTGGTCAGGCGGATATGGTCTCTATGGCTCGTCCTTTCTTGGCGGACCCTGATTTTGTCAATAAAGCCGCGCAAGACCAAGCTCAATTTATTAATACTTGTATTGGTTGTAACCAAGCCTGTCTTGATAATGTATTCAAGGGCAAAAGAGCAAGCTGCCTAGTTAACCCACGAGCGTGTTACGAAACAGAAATTGTTGTGCAACCAGCTCAAGCAACCAAAACCATTGCTGTAGTCGGAGCTGGGCCCGCAGGTTTAGCTTGTGCGACCACATTAGCGCAGCGTGGACACAAGGTTGATTTAATTGAGAAAAATGACCGAATTGGTGGCCAATTTAGACTGGCAATGCAGATTCCGGGCAAAGAAGAATTCAGAGAAACCATTCGTTACTTTGCGAACCAGATTGATGCAGCCGGTGTAAATCTTAAACTCGATACCGAAGCGACATTTGAGATGCTGCTTAAGTACGATGAAGTCGTGATGGCAGCGGGTGTTGAACCTAGAAAGCTTAATCTTGAAGGGATTGATCAAGAAAAGGTGGTCGATTACCAAACCTTAATTCGTGAAAAGACACCTGTAGGCGAAAAGGTCGCGATTGTTGGTGCTGGTGGTATCGGTATCGATGTGGCAACCATGCTCACAGAGCCAACTTCTCATGGCTTAGATGACTGGCTTCACGAATGGGGCATTGATAAAAACATGGAACACCCAGGTGGGCTTTACCCTTACCCAGATTCATTCAGTGATAAAACGGTTTGGGTGATGCAGCGTAAAGCAGGTCGTGTTGGTAAAGGCCCAGGTAAAACCACGGGTTGGATTCATAAGCGTACGCTAGAGAAGCGTGGCGTTAACCTACTGGGTGGTGTCAGCTACAACAAAATTGATGATGAAGGTCTGCACATTACCATGAATAAGAAAGAGCAGGTGCTGGATGCCGATTCCGTTATCGTGTGTGCAGGTCAAGTTTCAGTTCGTCCGTTTGAAGATATGTGGCAAGAGTTTGGTGGCAAACTTCATGTTATCGGCGGCGCTGATTATGCGGGTGAACTTGATGCGGTACGTGCTATTCGACAAGGTGTTGAGTTAGCCATTAAGCTCTAA